The Rosa rugosa chromosome 3, drRosRugo1.1, whole genome shotgun sequence sequence agccaatcaCTTCATAACACCGTTGCTTGCTATGACCCAACTCTCCACACATTGGACACTTTGTATTCGCATATGGATTTGTTTTACCTGGAGGGCGACGTTGTAAGGGAGTTGAGAAACCTGAGGAGGACCCTTGTTTGCGTTGGACAACCATGGCAGAGGATTCAGAGACGTGTCCCATTGCCTGCCTCTCAGAATGCACTTTTCGAACATATGCATAGCTTTGCTCCAAGTTGAATTTTGGATCTTTGCGCAAAATCTCACCACGGACTTGatcacactactagaattttgttcatagacatcggttctggaccgatgttaaactaattttcgaccgatgtcttagtgggtgtagagaaaagtatagacatcagtataagcgcgttttcaaccgatgtcccagacaacaaccaacatcgattctaaaaaacaaaccgatgtataatcgttataatcatcatatttttgtatgttaggtatgtctaattcttcatattttcacattttatgcttaataaagtatatgtcgaacaatacctacgtgaacatttgcatcgatttctattccagaagcgatgtccagtacacttgtagacatcagttcccatgagtattgtttgttcgtggccatttttacatgtaggttgccacattattttcttaggaacgatgtctgtatctttattCTACATCGTTTTTTTATTCAGAAATGATGTTCACCTTTTGACCACACATCAGTTTGCTCCATGGTAGGTGATTTGTATGTTCATAATAGATtacggtttggtgattagaaatcgatgtgcagtagttttgattacatcggttttgagttacaattcgatatattgataatcatagcacatcgatttcattttttatattgatttctaatctctcaactgacttcgttttccttggcattactgttttattatactttaatatacttcactttattttgacaagcatgatgtgaaaagtttgcatttagctattgctgggaaaaaaattgcatttctcatcatccaaaataaggGGCTttcccattaattttctttccaaatttcatgattcaacataattcacaaaataaacccctaaacttacaaaagctagcttggaaacatatgagcaacaatgtacaaaagctccacaccaagctttgcttcaaagccaaaactagctagccttactcaaaaaacatcttggcagtcacatttctacatcaaactctgtatataatcagccacttcaatgcgcacctcgtcaatttGATCAGGGGATGTGACACCATTGATAGGGTCAGAAAACTCTGCTACAAGTTCATCTGCAACCTGGAATACAGTTTAGTCACTTTCCTGTTATATGGAAGATGCTACAGTTTAGCAAAACCCTCATTAACCAAGTGGGAATGCAATGGTGTGGTGCATATACCAGCTCTGCCTGGACCACTGTGACAATAACCAAAGGAGAAACAGACAAAAACATTACAAATTTCCCTTCTAGATATCTATTCCAACTTTACATGATAACACAGAAGCAATGcaaattttctcttaaaaagatAAGAACAAAGGTTTTTGAGATTTGTTCAAGACAAGCTAGAGAAACAATTGGAGAAGTGAAGCAGGTTGAAAGATTCAGAATAAAGCAAATCCAAGGTAGGGAGGTTCAAAATGAATaacattaacatatatatggTACAATGGTAGTACAGCAACGCATTTCAAATCCTCCATGACAGGACCTACATTGATTCAAGAAAATGGATGCTTTACATTAATGTGATTCCGACTACATTGATTTCATCATCCGCCACCTACTTATGACCAGATAGATGAGTAGGTTTTCTTTTGAACATATAATTGATGGAAGTTGAGCTAGTTAGGAAAGGAACCAAAGTAAAGAATGAATACTGCCTCAGCTTGATCAACAAATGGGCATCAAAATTAGGAACTGGATGATAGGAATCAGTTTACCTAACTAACTACATGAATTGAATGTATGAGACTCTTGATTACCTATAGTTTTTTGTTGTAATCCTTCAAAACATTCCATATAGCTTTAGCAAAACTCTGCATAATCTGATGGTTTCTCTCTCCATCTGCAGTGTCAACATTACACGGTTTTGAACCACTACTTAATTCCACCTTGTAGATTCTTTGTGCCGCTATAACAAAACAAGCAAGTATTAGACATTGCCAAAAGATAATTAGGAAATAAGGCTATGcagtaaaaagaagaaaacaataagGTAAACCaatatatgaaaataaaattttctttaacTTAAAAGAATATATTCATGCCCTGGAATTCATGTAAAGATTTCAACAGAAGCTTGGGAAATGCGTGCACGTATATACACATACCAAGGAGTTAAATAACCAAGTCAATAAGGAAATATCAACCCTGAAGAAATCATTTTAGGTCATCATCAGGAGCCATATGTATCCTTCAGAGTTACATTAATGCAGTCAAAATAATTTAATAAGGATCCAGAGTTTACttgcagggaaaaaaaaagggagtgaAATAACCTTACGTCAATCATTTAAAGAAGCATAATGGAACAAAAAAAGTCTAAAGCTGCCAGTTAAATTATGACACAGAGATGTAATTACATGATATAAATAAgtgaacaactcaaaaacaagaCATACCACGCAAGACTCAGAACCGGTTAATTTCATTCTTTTGCGCTGCTCAGTTCTAGACAAAGACTGGATTTGCCTTTTGTTCGGAATATTTGAAGGGTCTTCAGCATTATTAAACCTGCACATATAGTATAAAAACTCTTAACAACTCatgtgaaaaataaattgaaggaCAACATTAAGGTGTTGTAAAGTTGTACTTGATTTCCATATAAGGTGAGGCCTGTCTTAGCAGGTGCGATGTATCACGATAATCTTCTTCTCCTGATTTTACTGTTAAAATCTGTAATAGTAACGAATCAATCACATGAATAATTTCAAAGAAACTTGATACACAATAAAATGCAAACTGATTTTCAATAGTACTCATCAGAGGTTTCTGAAAAAATTTAACGAGTTAAACAATttggaagggaaaaaaaaaattaccagtgACATCTCCTTCTTGCCTTCCAAATAGTCTCTCAAGTACTTGGTCAACTGTCCAAAGATCATTGCATCAGTAACAATAGTCCTAAGCAATTGTAACAGATATTATAGGGACTCGAAAGACCATGTCTAGCCCTATTTCAGATTTTCAGTATCAATTGGTATATTAATCATTTAAGCATATATGGCTACAACTAAAAGCACACAATGAGTTAGGTACACATGTCATCCATATCTAATCTGAATGTGTGTGTGGTGTCACCAAGgatgaaagagaagaaaagttaGAGCCAATGAAGACTACATATAAGTAATATAGAACCAGTAAGGTCAACAATACTCAGGACGACTTCATTTGCTTTATTGTTATCCTCTCCATCAAACTTGTCGGCAACACCTCGAATGTTAATAATACACTGTGACCGACTAGtagaatggaaagaaaataagaaataaacCAATATAATGTGATAATATGTAGTACACCGTGTTTGGACACTGCTGCAGGATTGTAGGCTCCTCCATAATCTGTTTGGCGCCGATACCGAACCCCAATCGTCGTTGACCACACATCACCCACCACCACAAACACAAAGCTCGCATGCCCAATTCCATGAAGAAGATCAACACCCGAGCCTATATTCCCACCGTCTCCATCCCCAAACCCAGAGGGTCAACAACCCTACTGCCGGATCCGAATCCCCGACCGTCGCCACACACCCAGTCACCACCATCTTCCGCTCACCCAGTCTCCGTGCAGCCACCGTCATCAAATAAAAACCAAACAGATCGAAATCCCAACGCCCCAGTCTCCGATCTCCATCCCAATCACCTCCGACAGCAACCTGTCCGGTCACACTAGACGCACACCTgcgaggccagaggcctgcTCCAATCTACACAGAAACCAAGCAAAAAGAGGTTGAGAACTGACCCAAGACGCGAACTCTCCGTCAGCAGAGAAGAGAAAGCATCCGAGTTGAATCGAAATTGCGCTCGGACAGAACGAAACTCGCACGAATGACCTCGCCATTGAATTGAAAGCATCTGAGTTGAATGACCTCGCACGAGAGAGGAAGAGGAACGACTGGAAAGAGCCAAATTGAAATACCCAAAAAGAATAAGCCCATAAGCCCTGGATCTAGATCAACACAGTGGCCACCAAGTGCTCAATTTGTTGAGTTAGATCGAGAacggagagaaagagaaaaaggattGCGGTGGAGATCGAACAGAGTTTAAGGGAAAAGACCAAATTCCGGAGCTTGTTCATcatagagagagagtgagagtccgGGGAGGGGGGGGGGTACCACCCGAGTAGGGTTTGGAAGGAGTGAGAGTTAGTCATTACGGTTCGAAAGTTTCAGAGTGAAAAAAAATAGTGTTGGAGGAATGGAGGGAATGAAAATTTAGTCCCCCCGCGTTTCTaaaatttttaacttagtccctccgcaaatttttcaaaatttttgaacgagactttacacatcggttaatttaatgaccgatgtttataatcacaataaaaatcgatatttCATAAACCGATGTTAGCATgtattttttacatcgcgtgcaattccgactgatttaatagtggtgatgtctaatgacataattctagtagtgtcatACTCTAAATCGAGTCCACTAAGAAACATGTGAACTCGCATTCGTGCCATGGCAGTGGTTTCTTGAACAATTGCAGCCACTGTATTATTCTGAGAAGCCATTCGCTGGTCAATTTCCTGAAACATTCCCACCAATTCATTGTAGTAGGTAGGAAGAGTTCGGCCATTCTGTTTTGCTCCAAAGCACTTCTTGTTTAATTCAAAAATCCtggtttcatcagaatcatcataaaaggTCTTCTCAACAGCTTCCCACACATCTTTGGCTGTTGGGAGTCGGATATACCGATTCATGCGTGATGGCTCCATAGAATCAATTAGCCAACTCTTCACTTTTTCATTCTCTGTGGTCCAAATTTCAAACTCAGCAGAGTCTACATTTGGTGCTGCTCTAGCTCCAGTGAGGTAGCCAACCTTTCCTCGTGCTCCAATCCTCATCTTCATAAGAGGTGCCCATatggtgtagttggattcattcaagGCAACGCCAGTTGGAAACGCTGAGTTATCTTGAGCTGTGGTATGATAATTGGAGGCATATTGTGGAGTGCAAGAGTAGCAGCGTCGTCCTCCATTTAGCAGAAGTAGGGGCTTGTACGGAATCAAGACAAAAAACAGTGAGGCAGGGCTTTGCGGCTTGTCAGGCAGCCAAAACAATTATGCAAGTATGTGGTAGTATGACCTGTCCCCACGTGATGCAATTATGCAATTATGCAATTATGCTTGATATGACGTTGCTATGTATGGTTGACAAAGTTGGCTGTGGCAATTTTGAAATAGTCTTGTGATGGGGTGGAAAAataaatttgatttggtggCTGTTCTTTGAGATTCAGGTTTCGGGTTTAAGAGGAATACGATGCAGGAATGGtgcctgctctgataccaagttgaATACAAGGGTTTGATTTGTTTGTAATACTTCAGTACTATATTCTCCAAAAAGGAGGTTTATAAAGAGAGAATACAAGagtaatcctaataggaaaatATCTCCTATAACTATACAGAAATCGTAATCTGTacctacaaggaaagtaaatatttacagaatattctacatCCACCATCACCTTCCCCTCTGAGTTTTTAGTGAACCTTCCTGCCACAGGATAATAATGAACAAGAACTTTTGACAATGCTTTCTTAATGACTTCGTCAGCTTCTTCAATGCCTTTTGAATATGATTTAAAGCAGTAGATGGTACGAACTATGGCCGGGGTGTTCTCATCTAGATTTGAGAGGAAGTAGAAACCCTTCTCCGTTTCCACCGCAGGAGGTACCAAAGTTGGTTCTCCTTTCTTCACCGTAAGCTCAAAGGTTGTGTCACCGTCATTACCCATCACTTGCCCGAAATAGTTCCCTTGTGCTAGAATATTGTACCTGATTGAACTTCAAAGGAGAGTAAGCAATAACAAATCATCTATTGTATGATGTTTTCAAACAATTAATATGGATCACTAAAATTTAGTTCCAACTTACTCAATCTCTTGGATTTCGGACGAGCAAGCTAGCAAGCTTTTGTTGCAACTTGCAAGAAACTTGTCGTTTCGAGATCATCAACTGAATCTAAATATGGAGCTCATCCTTCTTGTTTCACATTCCCCTTCAGCTAAATCCCAGTGGGATGAGGGAGTTAAATAAAGCCAGTCCACGTATCTGAAAGTCAACAAGCCATAGAACCACGTCATTTATTATTAATATGCTATTAATGCTGCTATTAATATGCTATTAATGCTGCCATTAATATGCTATTAATGCTGCCATTAATATGCTATTAATGCTGCTATTGATGTAGCTATTAATATGTTATTAATGTTGCTATTGATGTAACTAGCTTTAGGAAAAGTGTGGGGATAGGAGAACATGTGCAGCTGCATGCATCCTCtccctatatatatgtgtaacCTTTGTACATTGAAAATACAATTAGAAACTCTCCTTTAATCATTTccacatggtatcagagcagggcCAATTTCCTGTCTGATTCTTTCTTCTGTATTGTGTCTGAAAATGTCTGGAGAAGATAGCtccatttcttcttcctctacacCAAAAAGTTATGAAAGTGATTCAAACCCGAATCAACGTCTGTGTTCAGTTTTACTCAATGAGTTCAACTATATATCTTGGTCAAGAGCGATCACTCTTGCTCTTGGTGGAAGATCCAAGCTCGGCTACATTAATGGTGACATTCAAATCCCACCACCTCTATCCACTGATTATGAAGCATGGCTCAGCAAAGATCAGCTAGTCATGTCATGGCTCTTAAATTCTATGGAGCCATCTGTTGCTGTGATCTTTAACTATTCTGAGTCTTCTCAGCATATATGGAAATCTGTGAAAGAAATGTATGGCAACCAAAATAATTGTGCCAGAGTTTTTCAACTTCAGAGAGACATCACCAGTCTCAAGCAAGGAGCAACCTCCTTTGTTCATCATCTTGGCATCATGAAAAACATGTGGAATGAGGTAAATATCTATAGGCCTCACACCACAGATGCAGCTATTCTACAAAAAAGGGCTGAAGAAGATAAAGTGTTCCAGATCCTAGCCAGTTTAGGACTTGAGTATGAAGATCTTCGCAGCCACATACTCATGACTCTTGAACTACCAACCTTGACCAGCATCTGCTCTACCATTCAGCGTGAAAAGACTCGGAGAAAAGTCATGAATGAAGACTCAAAGACATCTGTCTCTGAAGCTAGAGCTTTTTCAAGTGATCATAAGCCNNNNNNNNNNNNNNNNNNNNNNNNNNNNNNNNNNNNNNNNNNNNNNNNNNNNNNNNNNNNNNNNNNNNNNNNNNNNNNNNNNNNNNNNNNNNNNNNNNNNNNNNNNNNNNNNNNNNNNNNNNNNNNNNNNNNNNNNNNNNNNNNNNNNNNNNNNNNNNNNNNNNNNNNNNNNNNNNNNNNNNNNNNNNNNNNNNNNNNNNTCATCTTGTATCTTAAGTCTGTTATGTGAGCAGCCATTGAAACAACAAATGCATGCGGCACATGTGCCTGGCATCCAACTTCTGGCATTGGCATGCCCAAAATTGGTACAACGGTTCTAAGATAGTCGTTTACCCTCTTCTTCCTTTGAGCTTTCCTCAATTGTTTCTTCTCCTATTGGAGAAGAGGAGACTTCTTGAGTGGTCTGttcctctttttctccttctgtACTCAACTCAGCTGCTTCAATACATGcctacatgaaaaaaaaaaaaaaggactaaatactgtttagtccttgagcttttgaccataaaacacttcagttcctgaccttctaatttcacacgtttagtccctgtacttcaaaatttcataccaataggtccttgccgtctaaaagtcgcggcgaaatgtctattatgccctcagtttttttttaattaattaattattttattttttttggaaaagaaatttttttttcttttctgtttatttccctttctttctttctgtttgaaaaaaaagaataaataaaataaagaaaaaagaataaataaaaaaaaagagaaagaaataaatttattaaaaaaaaa is a genomic window containing:
- the LOC133740158 gene encoding kinesin-like protein KIN-6, which codes for MIFGQLTKYLRDYLEGKKEMSLILTVKSGEEDYRDTSHLLRQASPYMEIKFNNAEDPSNIPNKRQIQSLSRTEQRKRMKLTGSESCVVCLVFELFTYLYHVITSLCHNLTGSFRLFLFHYASLND